From a single Ooceraea biroi isolate clonal line C1 chromosome 12, Obir_v5.4, whole genome shotgun sequence genomic region:
- the LOC105284278 gene encoding zeta-sarcoglycan isoform X3 has product MSRGQGGWSDEPSTSGSASRRGGARQTAGLSTRTSASALEERASGTTPCKGGFRLGVYGWRKKCLYSFVLILMITVILNLALTVWIFKVMGFSSEGIGSLKVVPGGIELRGQAAVLDALVASSLRSRRGKNLVLESWSNFTASARSHDGRLLARLTVGEDRVDCVSRGFRITDPRGGVLFSADREQVIVGAEMLRVTGDGGAVFQGSVQTPLVRGESGRGLRLESATRSLKISAPQRVAIESWANEISASCLTDLKLQSVHGAIRLDAKSVYVKGLKTAIPVQGHSSREQQQQQQQHPGRSSSTHQSQRETTIYQLCACASGKLFLARPDGNCQADKSIC; this is encoded by the exons ATGTCCCGGGGCCAAGGGGGCTGGTCCGACGAGCCCTCCACTTCCGGTAGCGCGAGCCGTCGCGGTGGAGCACGGCAAACGGCGGGGCTATCCACGAGAACGTCGGCTTCCGCCTTGGAGGAACGCGCTTCCGGTACTACGCCGTGTAAAGGTGGCTTCAGATTAGGCGTGTATGGCTGGAGGAAGAAATGCTTGTACTCATTCGTGCTGATTCTTATGATCACCGTTATTCTCAATCTCGCCCTCACTGTCTGGATCTTCAAAGTCATGGGATTTAGTTCT GAAGGTATCGGTTCGCTAAAAGTGGTGCCTGGGGGAATCGAGCTAAGAGGTCAAGCCGCCGTATTGGACGCCCTTGTGGCCTCCAGCCTCAGATCTCGAAGGGGCAAAAACTTGGTGCTGGAATCGTGGAGTAATTTTACGGCCTCGGCGAGATCCCACGACGGTCGGCTCCTCGCGCGATTAACAGTCG GAGAGGATCGCGTCGACTGCGTATCCAGGGGTTTCCGAATAACTGATCCACGGGGAGGAGTGCTGTTCTCCGCGGACAGGGAGCAAGTGATCGTGGGAGCAGAAATGTTGAGGGTGACTGGCGACGGCGGTGCCGTTTTTCAGGGAAGTGTGCAGACCCCGCTGGTCAGGGGAGAATCGGGACGCGGTCTTAG GCTCGAATCAGCGACGAGATCCTTGAAGATCAGCGCTCCTCAGCGCGTGGCGATCGAGTCTTGGGCGAACGAGATCTCAGCCTCTTGCCTGACGGATCTCAAGCTGCAGAGCGTCCACGGGGCCATCCGACTTGACGCCAAGTCCGTCTACGTGAAGGGTCTCAAGACGGCGATTCCGGTGCAAGGACACTCGTCTAGggagcaacagcagcagcagcaacaacatcCCGGCAGGTCCTCGTCCACTCATCAGAGTCAGAGGGAGACGACCATCTATCAactgtgtgcgtgcgcgagcgGAAAACTGTTCCTCGCCAGGCCAGATGGCAACTGCCAGGCCGACAAGTCGATTTGCTAA
- the LOC105284278 gene encoding zeta-sarcoglycan isoform X2: MSARWTGNSYKSPEESPHTEHSRLRMSRGQGGWSDEPSTSGSASRRGGARQTAGLSTRTSASALEERASGTTPCKGGFRLGVYGWRKKCLYSFVLILMITVILNLALTVWIFKVMGFSSEGIGSLKVVPGGIELRGQAAVLDALVASSLRSRRGKNLVLESWSNFTASARSHDGRLLARLTVGEDRVDCVSRGFRITDPRGGVLFSADREQVIVGAEMLRVTGDGGAVFQGSVQTPLVRGESGRGLRLESATRSLKISAPQRVAIESWANEISASCLTDLKLQSVHGAIRLDAKSVYVKGLKTAIPVQGHSSREQQQQQQQHPGRSSSTHQSQRETTIYQLCACASGKLFLARPDGNCQADKSIC, translated from the exons GATGTCCCGGGGCCAAGGGGGCTGGTCCGACGAGCCCTCCACTTCCGGTAGCGCGAGCCGTCGCGGTGGAGCACGGCAAACGGCGGGGCTATCCACGAGAACGTCGGCTTCCGCCTTGGAGGAACGCGCTTCCGGTACTACGCCGTGTAAAGGTGGCTTCAGATTAGGCGTGTATGGCTGGAGGAAGAAATGCTTGTACTCATTCGTGCTGATTCTTATGATCACCGTTATTCTCAATCTCGCCCTCACTGTCTGGATCTTCAAAGTCATGGGATTTAGTTCT GAAGGTATCGGTTCGCTAAAAGTGGTGCCTGGGGGAATCGAGCTAAGAGGTCAAGCCGCCGTATTGGACGCCCTTGTGGCCTCCAGCCTCAGATCTCGAAGGGGCAAAAACTTGGTGCTGGAATCGTGGAGTAATTTTACGGCCTCGGCGAGATCCCACGACGGTCGGCTCCTCGCGCGATTAACAGTCG GAGAGGATCGCGTCGACTGCGTATCCAGGGGTTTCCGAATAACTGATCCACGGGGAGGAGTGCTGTTCTCCGCGGACAGGGAGCAAGTGATCGTGGGAGCAGAAATGTTGAGGGTGACTGGCGACGGCGGTGCCGTTTTTCAGGGAAGTGTGCAGACCCCGCTGGTCAGGGGAGAATCGGGACGCGGTCTTAG GCTCGAATCAGCGACGAGATCCTTGAAGATCAGCGCTCCTCAGCGCGTGGCGATCGAGTCTTGGGCGAACGAGATCTCAGCCTCTTGCCTGACGGATCTCAAGCTGCAGAGCGTCCACGGGGCCATCCGACTTGACGCCAAGTCCGTCTACGTGAAGGGTCTCAAGACGGCGATTCCGGTGCAAGGACACTCGTCTAGggagcaacagcagcagcagcaacaacatcCCGGCAGGTCCTCGTCCACTCATCAGAGTCAGAGGGAGACGACCATCTATCAactgtgtgcgtgcgcgagcgGAAAACTGTTCCTCGCCAGGCCAGATGGCAACTGCCAGGCCGACAAGTCGATTTGCTAA